The nucleotide sequence TACGGTTGCGGTTTTCCAGCAGCACACCCTTGCAAGACACTTCATGGACCCATAAAGGCCCTGGCTGGCCCTTGGCATTTTCCAGTGCCACCGGCTCTTCGAGGCTCAGGCGCCATGGGCGTACCTTGGGGCCGTCCTCGTAGATACTCGGCACACCCAGGCGCAGGTGCATCGCATGGAATTCATCTTCCACAAGGTGCAGCGGGAAGGTCATCTGCTGGTTTTCGAAGTTGGCTTGCAGCGTAACCTGCTCATTTGCCGCCAGGCGCGTCAGCAGATCACGGATCTGCGAGCCACCATTGACCAGCAGGCTGGAGGTCACGTCCCGCTCATTCAGTTGCGGGATGTGTTGCATGGTCCGGATGAAGTCCAGCTCATCCTGGGTCAGGAGGGCGTCACGCTGCATGGTGTGCTCGAAATGATTGTGCGTTTTCACTGGTGATTGTAGTGACTGACCACTAATTCGCTGGTTTGTTTGCGCCGTTCGTCGCATCGAGGCGGGCAATCGTGGCACGGGCTTCGGCCAATTCCTTTTCCAGCTGGATGACGCGCTGTTGCGCCTTGACCTGGGCGGTCACATCCTTCTGCACGCCCACGAAATAGGTATGGCCATCCGCCTGGTTTTTTACCGTGGACAGTGACAGCTCATTCCAGAACGGTGTGCCGTCCTTGCGGTAGTTGCGAAGCACTTCCCGGCAGGCACCGCCCTGCTTCAGCGTCTTGCGAATCTGCTCCAGGGAAGGCTGGTCGCGATCGCCCGATTGCAGGAAGCGGCAATCCTGGTAAAGGATTTCGTCGCGGTTATAACCGGTCAGCCGCTCGAATGCGGGGTTCACGTAGATCAGGATATTGTCTTCGTCGCCTTCCTTTTCAGCGATGACGATTCCGTCATTGGAGGCATTTATCACCAGTTGCATCAGTTGCGCGTTGATCACGGATCACGTCCTTTTGAAACCCCATTAAATACAGCATTTTAGAAGAACCTGACGAGCTGTCCACTGGCCATTAGTGCTGATTGAGAGTCAGGCGTAGCCTTGCGGCCAGCCTGTTACTATCACGCACTCTTTTATTCAGATTCAGGACCAGATCGATGAAAGTCGCCATCCTTTCCGGCTCGGTGTACGGCACCGCTGAAGAAGTCGCCCGGCACGCCGCCAAGCTGCTCGGTGATGCGGGCTTTGAAACCTTGCACAATCCGCGAGCAACCCTGGCCGATATCCAGGCATTCGGCCCGCAGGCCTTGTTGACCGTGACATCCACCACAGGCATGGGGGAACTGCCGGACAACCTGATGCCGCTGTATTCGACCATCCGCGATCAACTGCCGGCGTCCTTTCGCGGCCTGCCCGGTGCGGTGATCGGCCTGGGGGATGCCAGTTATGGCGATACCTTCTGCGGCGGTGGCGAGCAGATGCGCGAGTTGTTTGCCGAGCTGGGCGTGCGCGAGGTGTTGCCCATGTTGCGCCTGGATGCCAGCGAAAGCGTCACCCCGGAAACCGATGCCGAACCCTGGCTAGGCGAGTTGATCGACGCGTTGCGTGGTTGATGGTACGGCGGGTCCCGCGCTGGATGACCCGCTCGGCCATTAAGCTGGCTGCCAAGGCAACTACTGTCCCACTAAGAGCTGACTAGACTGATTCTCTTGTGCATATACCTATAACTATAAGCCCGAGGTCAGAGCCGTGAGCGTAGCGCCCATCCAATCGACACTCAGCATCAAGAATCAGGTCAGTGCCGCCGAATGGCAAACCCGTATCGATCTTGCGGCCTGTTACCGGTTGGTCGCGCTGCATGGCTGGGATGACCTGATTTTCACCCATATTTCTGCGAAGGTTCCCGGCACCGAGGACTTCCTGATCAACCCATTCGGGTTGATGTTTCATGAAATCACCGCCTCGAGCCTGGTCAAGGTCGATCAGGCCGGCCACAAGCTGATGGACAGCCCCTACGAGATCAATCCGGCCGGCTACACCATCCACAGTGCGGTGCATGAAGTACGAGACGATGTCGCCTGCGTGTTGCACACCCACACCGCAGCCGGCGTGGCGGTATCGGCGCAGAAACAGGGCGTATTGCCGATCAGCCAGCAGTCGTTGTTCGTGCTGTCGAGCCTCGCTTATCACGCCTATGAAGGCGTCGCCCTGAATCATGAAGAGAAGGCCCGCTTGCAGGCGGACCTGGGGGAGAGCAGCTTCCTGATGCTGCATAACCATGGATTGCTGACATGCGGCGGCACCATCGCCGATACCTTCCTGATGATGTTCACCTTCCAGCGGGCCTGCGACATACAGGTCATGGCGCAGAGCGGTGGGGCCGAACTGATAGCCATTGAGCCGAACATACTGGCCGGTGCCCGGGCGATGATTGCCGGAGTCACCAAAAGCGCTCAGGGCATGGGCGGTGCGCTGGCCTGGCCAGCATTGCTGCGTAAGCTCGATCAACAGAACCCGGGTTACGAAAGCTGATGCCAATGGTCCAGATTCCGCTGCGCGTCTGGCGCCAGCACGGACAGACATTCCTGTTCCGAGGCCACGCCATCCGGTATTGGGTGGCGGGGCATGGCGAGCCGCTGTTGTTGATCCACGGTTTCCCCACTGCCAGTTGGGACTGGCATTACCTGTGGCAACCGCTGGCACAGCGTTACCGCGTGATCGCCTGCGACATGCTCGGTTTCGGCGACTCCGCCAAGCCGACGGATCATGTTTACAGCCTGCTGGAGCAGGCGGATCTGCAGCAGGCATTGCTGGCGCATCTGGATGAGCGGCAAGCGGTACACATCCTGGCCCATGATTATGGCGACAGCGTGGCCCAGGAACTGATCGCCCGGCATTGCGAGGCACGTATTGAAGTCGCCAGTTGTGCGTTTCTCAATGGCGGCCTGTTTCCTGAAACCCACCGTCCGGTGCTGGCGCAAAAATTGTTGCTCAGCCCCCTGGGCTGGCTGATAGGCCGCGCTTTTTCACGCGAGCACCTGGCCAGGAATTTTCGGCAGATCTTTGGTCCCTGGCGCGGACCCAGTGAAAGCGAACTGGATGACTACTGGAGCCTGGTGCAAACCCACGGCGGGCCACGGATCATGCACAAACTCATCCGCTACATCCCCGAGCGCCGCATACAGCGTGACCGCTGGGTGCAAGCGATGCAGCGCGGTGAGGTCCCGCTGCGGGTGATCGACGGCGCGTTCGATCCGATTTCCGGTGCGCACATGGTGGCGCGTTACGAGGTCCTGATCCCGAATGCGGATACGGTGCTGCTGCCCGACATTGGTCACTACCCACAGACCGAAGCCCCGGTGCAGGTGCTCAAGCATTATCTGGAATTCCGTGAAAACATCGCGGCGCCGGTGCAGCTCAAGGCCTGGGTGAAATGCCTGTGATCGTCGGTCCTCAATAGGGGGGCAAGGTGAACGCAGCATCTGCATCACCCCGGATCAACGGTGGGAGCGGGCTTGCTCGCGAAGGCGATTTTCCATCCGGCATCTTCATCGACTGATCCACCGTCATCGCGAGCAGGCTCGCTCCCACTGGGGTTCAAGGTGAACGCAACATTTGCATCACCCCGGATCAACGGTGGGAGCGAGCCTGCTCGCGATAGCGGTGGGTCAGCTTGCATCAATGTTGAATGTGCCGCCGCCTCCGCGAGAGGGCTCGTTTCCACCCTATTCGCATCATCCCTCCACCTTATCGCCTACCATTCACTCTCAACCGTGTTGATTGTGACCATCCGCCCCGTGCCTGACACTCAGGTTTTATAATCCTCGGCCTGCTGGAGTTCTGCCCATGAGTGAGTCTGTGCGCTTCGAAGATAAAGTAGTGATCGTCACGGGAGCCGGCGGTGGGCTGGGGCGGGCCCATGCGCTGCTTTTCGCCAGGCAAGGCGCGAAGGTGCTGGTCAATGACCTCGGCGGCTCGGCCCAGGGGGAAGGGGCCAATGCCTCGGCGGCGGATCGGGTAGTCGCTGAAATCCGTGCAGCCGGCGGCATTGCCGAGGCGAACCACGATTCCGTCACCGATGGCGACAAGCTCGTGCAAAACGCCCTCGACGCGTTTGGCCGGGTCGACGTGGTGGTCAACAACGCCGGCATCCTGCGGGACAAGACCTTTCACAAAATGGACGACGCCGATTGGGACCTGGTCTACCGCGTCCACGTCGAGGGCGCCTACAAAGTCACCCGTGCCGCCTGGCCGCACCTGCGTGAACAAAATTATGGGCGGGTGATCTTCACTGCGTCCACGTCCGGCATCTACGGCAACTTCGGCCAATCCAACTACGGCATGGCCAAGCTCGGCCTTTACGGCCTGACTCGTACCTTGGCCATCGAAGGCCGCAAGAACAACATCCTGGTCAACGCCATCGCCCCCACCGGCGGCACGCGCATGACCGAAGGCTTGATGCCGCCGCAGGTATTCGAACAGCTCAAGCCCGAGTTCGTCAGCCCGCTGGTGGTGTACCTGGCCAGCGAAGCCTGCCAGGAAACGTCCGGGTTGTTCGAAGTAGGCGGCGGCTGGATGGGCAAGGTGCGCTGGGAGCGCAGCCTCGGCGTCGGGTTCGATCCGAGCAAGGGCTTCTCGCCCGAAGACGTTGCCGCACATTGGCAACAGATCTGCGATTTCGACAACGCGGTGCATCCGAATGACAACCTGGAAGCCTTGAAGGAAATGATGGCGAACATGCAACGTTACGCCGTTTAACCCTTGTTGCCTGGGCCGGTTGTCGTGGCCGACGATAACCGTGCTCAGGCAAAATATTTCTTCACCAGGGCCGACAGGTTCGCCGCTGTCTCGATGTCCATTACCCCGTCATGTTTCGCCGGACGAAAGTGCAACTGAAAGGCGCGTACCAGGCGCTGAAAGCCCGTACCCGTCGTGGCCGCGGTAGTGTCATACCCATATTTCCTGAACAGCCCCAGCAGATGTTCCCGTGTAGGCACACCTGCGCATCGGTAGGCCTGCATGAAGGCCTGCTGTGTATTGTCGTCGAACCACGCGCCGATGCCTTTCAAATATAAAGCATGCCAGGGAAACATCGGCCCCGGATCACTCTTGCGCCCGGCGGCGATGTCCGAATGCGCCACCACGTTGACCGGGCTGATATCGGGATAACGCCGGAGTATATCGAGGGCCAATTGTTCCACTGCTTCGATTTGTTGCGGCTGGTAGGGCGGGAAGGTGAATGTTCCCTGGTGATCAGTGGCCAGGTTGACGATTTCGATTCCAATGGACGTGTCATTCAAATTGTTGCGATTGCCCCAACTGCTTACCCCCGCATGCCAGGCACGCTTGTTTTCGTCCACCAGATTGAAAATCTGCGGTTCGTTGAAACCTGCGCTCAAATAGCTCGGGTCGGAAAAGTCCGGAACCAGATAGTGAGCGCTGACTGAGGCGCCGGTCAGTGCGTTGACGGAAGATGAGAAGTTGGCGGCGGTGTAATGAAATACCAGAAAACGAACGCGGTTGTTGTGGCCTTTTTTGGAGCGGTAACTAGTAGTGTTTATTGGGTACATAAAATTGCTCACTGATAACTGACGGGATCGAAGCAGTGGCTTCGATTGAGTTCAGGCTAGCAATGAACTTTAAATTGGACTGTAGTGAGGGTCTTGGTTCTTTGTAGGAATTGGCGTTTGGTTTGTGAGGTTCTATAACCTGAAAGGAGAAAGCCGCTGCACAGGCAGCGGCTAATGGTTAGGTGTATCTTTTTTCAAGGAAGAATTTTGGTGCTTTCCAGTTAGGGCCCTTAATGCAAAGGCCTTTTTTGCCGCTTGCCAAAATCCCCGCTTCGAAAAGCTTGGTGTAAGTTTTTGCAAGCTCACCGTGCTGTATAAGCTCAATATTATGACGTCTGATCATCATCTCCAAATGTGGGTGCGCCTTCAATAGTGCAAACACTGTGACGATTTCTTCTAATGCCTCGTTTTTGAATATTTGCTCAATAGTGTTCATTGCGACATCTCCTTCAGCAACTGTTGGTACTCTTTCTCGTCCTGTAAGGCTGCTTTGGTTAATGCATCTGCGGTGTAAAGTAATGATTCGCGGTCTTGAACTTTATAATCTTCGAGTGTTGCAGTATGGGCATTGTTCCAATAGGGTGAGTTCTCCGCAGGCACAAAATCATCACCCAACCCAAGAGCTCGAAATCTTTCAAGCTCTCTGGTTTCATGAGTGTAGTACCGTCGATCTATATCGGTAATGTCAATATCGCCATTTAGAATGTTTTCTAATCGTTCGATCATGACACCATTCGCGTCTGATGGATTCAGCCTCGCGATATGCAGTTTCACGGCGTCTATCCCCTCTTGGGTAACGGTCGCCGTTCTCCAATCCAGATCAATAACAGGCCCGCCGGCCATGTCGGGATTGAAGTCCCGCCCACTGTGCTCTCCTTTTGTCGTCGCCCCCTCATAGGGAGTGCTGAACACGGTATAGAGCGGCGCAATACCTGACTCGACCGGAAATACCGTGACGAACCCACCAAAGCTATAACGATCCAGCTCTGGATGTGTATCGAGTCGCCCTGCTTTGACTTCCAGGATGGCGCCGCTGTAATGAATAACGTCAGGAGCGCTCGCAGGCAAGGAGGTAGAGGCATTGTCCGGCGTCACGATGGGTGACCAGGTAATGCCAATGGATTCAGCTTCCTGACTATGGGACTTGTAGATATTTTCCTGTGGGTCAAAGGTCGCCAGCCTGACCGGTACCTTGGCGAGCGTTGAGTCTGCCGGGGTGGCAGCCACGATGAATTCCGTGCTGTTGACGACTTTCCTGGAACCCAAGGCAACCGGAAGATGGATTTCGCCTCCCGATGCAGCGATGGCATGCAAGTCATCGGTGTTGTCCGGTGCGAGTTCCGACAGAGGAACGCTCAGTACGTAGAGATCGCCGTTACCTAACTCCGATGTATAAACCAGGGCCGTGATCCCTGCGGCAGCGGGACCAGCAACGGCAACAAGGGTTTCGATGACTGTCGTGGCTGCGGCGCGTAGCGCATGAGTGATTGCCAAGGCGATCACCTGATCGGCGGCGAAGCTTCCTCCGATAATGCTCAATGCGGGACCAACTACGGCAGCGGGGGCCAATACGGGACGTGTGGTGGCAGCCAAGACTGGTTTACGTGCTCCCGGAATTTCTGCCTGACGCTGGGCCGCTCGCGCTGCAAGCCGTCTTCGTTTGGCATTGCGTTTGGCTTCGGCTTTGGCGGCCTTGCGAGCTTTTATTGCCGCTGCGCGCTGTCTGTCAGCCTGGGCTTTTGCCTGGGCGGCTGCCTCAGTTGCGGCCTTGCGTTGTACTTCTGCCGCCAGCCGCGCCTGTTCTTCGGCAACCCGTTTGGCCTCGGCTTCGGCTGCTTTACGCGCTAGTTCTTCAGTCATCCGTCTTGCGTCAGCTTGGGCTTTCGCCTGAGCTGCTTTTTCAGCCGCAGCCTTTCGTTGTGCCTCCGCCGCAAGCCTTGCTCGCTCTTCGGCAACCCGTTTGGCTTCGGCCAGTGCTTTCGCCTGGGCTGCTGCCGCTGTTCTTGCGCTGGCTTCGGCGACGGCTTTGTTTTGTATGACTAAGCGCGTTTCCAATAGCTTTATCTGTTCAGCCAGAAACTTTGCTTCGTAAGCTGCAGCGTAAGAAATATTCCATCTTCTTACTGCTTTGTAATACTCACCTTGTGTGATGCGATCCGGGGCATCGAATCCCTTGTAATAGGGGTCGCGACCTTTGTGGGTCAATGGGTCATGCCCGTAATAACGATTGGCTATCGTTACTTGTTCTTGGTGGTCCGCCCTTGCTTTTGACAACTGTAGGTTGAGTGTTCTTGCTTCAATGTCGTTAGCATCAACCCCAAGGGGGAACATCTTACGAGCAGTCTCTCTAGTTTGTGAAAGTTCGGCATCGGTTATAGGTTTGAGGTTTTTAATGTTTTCCCTGTAAACCTTCTCGGTATCGGTGTTGCTTTCAATCAGCCATTCGTTGGCGTAATCGATTGTGTCGGGGCCGAGGTCGGAGTAGGCGGAGCCTGACATTCCTCCAAACCCAGAACCATTCGGAATTGATCCGCCAGGTCCTGAGTTAAAAGAGGGTGAGCGCCTGAGAGGTATTCCTCTATTTACGAGGATGTTCTTTTCTTGTGGCATGTCGAGTTCCTTTCGAATGCGGATGCTGAAGTAGTGCTTGTCAGTGTTTGAGTGGTGAGCCTGTCCGTGGTCATATATATCAGTGCCGTTCTGAACGATAAGAAGTACTATAAGTTTGTTCGCAGAGGGTGGGCAGGTGAGAGATTCCGAAGGTGTTGTAGGAATCGAGAAGTTTCACCTGGGAAATAAACCCACATAAAAAAGGCCGCTGCAAAAAGCAGCGGCCTGAAGATGACGTTGCAAAGGAGCTACAAATCA is from Pseudomonas sp. B21-056 and encodes:
- a CDS encoding N-acetylmuramoyl-L-alanine amidase, translating into MYPINTTSYRSKKGHNNRVRFLVFHYTAANFSSSVNALTGASVSAHYLVPDFSDPSYLSAGFNEPQIFNLVDENKRAWHAGVSSWGNRNNLNDTSIGIEIVNLATDHQGTFTFPPYQPQQIEAVEQLALDILRRYPDISPVNVVAHSDIAAGRKSDPGPMFPWHALYLKGIGAWFDDNTQQAFMQAYRCAGVPTREHLLGLFRKYGYDTTAATTGTGFQRLVRAFQLHFRPAKHDGVMDIETAANLSALVKKYFA
- a CDS encoding S-type pyocin domain-containing protein, which produces MPQEKNILVNRGIPLRRSPSFNSGPGGSIPNGSGFGGMSGSAYSDLGPDTIDYANEWLIESNTDTEKVYRENIKNLKPITDAELSQTRETARKMFPLGVDANDIEARTLNLQLSKARADHQEQVTIANRYYGHDPLTHKGRDPYYKGFDAPDRITQGEYYKAVRRWNISYAAAYEAKFLAEQIKLLETRLVIQNKAVAEASARTAAAAQAKALAEAKRVAEERARLAAEAQRKAAAEKAAQAKAQADARRMTEELARKAAEAEAKRVAEEQARLAAEVQRKAATEAAAQAKAQADRQRAAAIKARKAAKAEAKRNAKRRRLAARAAQRQAEIPGARKPVLAATTRPVLAPAAVVGPALSIIGGSFAADQVIALAITHALRAAATTVIETLVAVAGPAAAGITALVYTSELGNGDLYVLSVPLSELAPDNTDDLHAIAASGGEIHLPVALGSRKVVNSTEFIVAATPADSTLAKVPVRLATFDPQENIYKSHSQEAESIGITWSPIVTPDNASTSLPASAPDVIHYSGAILEVKAGRLDTHPELDRYSFGGFVTVFPVESGIAPLYTVFSTPYEGATTKGEHSGRDFNPDMAGGPVIDLDWRTATVTQEGIDAVKLHIARLNPSDANGVMIERLENILNGDIDITDIDRRYYTHETRELERFRALGLGDDFVPAENSPYWNNAHTATLEDYKVQDRESLLYTADALTKAALQDEKEYQQLLKEMSQ
- a CDS encoding PAS domain-containing protein — translated: MINAQLMQLVINASNDGIVIAEKEGDEDNILIYVNPAFERLTGYNRDEILYQDCRFLQSGDRDQPSLEQIRKTLKQGGACREVLRNYRKDGTPFWNELSLSTVKNQADGHTYFVGVQKDVTAQVKAQQRVIQLEKELAEARATIARLDATNGANKPAN
- a CDS encoding alpha/beta fold hydrolase, with the protein product MPMVQIPLRVWRQHGQTFLFRGHAIRYWVAGHGEPLLLIHGFPTASWDWHYLWQPLAQRYRVIACDMLGFGDSAKPTDHVYSLLEQADLQQALLAHLDERQAVHILAHDYGDSVAQELIARHCEARIEVASCAFLNGGLFPETHRPVLAQKLLLSPLGWLIGRAFSREHLARNFRQIFGPWRGPSESELDDYWSLVQTHGGPRIMHKLIRYIPERRIQRDRWVQAMQRGEVPLRVIDGAFDPISGAHMVARYEVLIPNADTVLLPDIGHYPQTEAPVQVLKHYLEFRENIAAPVQLKAWVKCL
- a CDS encoding flavodoxin; protein product: MKVAILSGSVYGTAEEVARHAAKLLGDAGFETLHNPRATLADIQAFGPQALLTVTSTTGMGELPDNLMPLYSTIRDQLPASFRGLPGAVIGLGDASYGDTFCGGGEQMRELFAELGVREVLPMLRLDASESVTPETDAEPWLGELIDALRG
- a CDS encoding SDR family oxidoreductase, whose product is MSESVRFEDKVVIVTGAGGGLGRAHALLFARQGAKVLVNDLGGSAQGEGANASAADRVVAEIRAAGGIAEANHDSVTDGDKLVQNALDAFGRVDVVVNNAGILRDKTFHKMDDADWDLVYRVHVEGAYKVTRAAWPHLREQNYGRVIFTASTSGIYGNFGQSNYGMAKLGLYGLTRTLAIEGRKNNILVNAIAPTGGTRMTEGLMPPQVFEQLKPEFVSPLVVYLASEACQETSGLFEVGGGWMGKVRWERSLGVGFDPSKGFSPEDVAAHWQQICDFDNAVHPNDNLEALKEMMANMQRYAV
- a CDS encoding class II aldolase/adducin family protein; this translates as MSVAPIQSTLSIKNQVSAAEWQTRIDLAACYRLVALHGWDDLIFTHISAKVPGTEDFLINPFGLMFHEITASSLVKVDQAGHKLMDSPYEINPAGYTIHSAVHEVRDDVACVLHTHTAAGVAVSAQKQGVLPISQQSLFVLSSLAYHAYEGVALNHEEKARLQADLGESSFLMLHNHGLLTCGGTIADTFLMMFTFQRACDIQVMAQSGGAELIAIEPNILAGARAMIAGVTKSAQGMGGALAWPALLRKLDQQNPGYES